Proteins co-encoded in one Saprospira grandis genomic window:
- a CDS encoding OmpA family protein, giving the protein MKKLYLSCLLMLLSFGMASAQDLQDSFELYFEFNRAILKQESKTQIDSFLEATKGRRLGVRIAGYTCDIGTENYNMGLSERRAESAFEYLKEVGEPEDKMELFFYGEKDLKYGQGGVAENRRVYFLFTLEDDDRDTLLQKGCLEVFVEKGTFKPKKNKDITFTYKSLSTAREVAQAGIKMEDENGKGVYANAIAYFDAKVDGNALEAGKTLKVKMPAVGEDAEGFMLYTGVDNGGTITWKSTGKPCGSLVKEGDCSTYNFEMEVNGYCGCLKPRACEEDCSEDPFGGERLPNLEAADIRYSSEGSVAQIKDGTYTQDIANMDVQVVDEPNKESDCDICEQFQYGIATEDWFPAYANMNDSKNVIVKAKNSAGEAQQGDGNRGMRIMLPRDKVTETNPVLLTGRLTKQGYMKWETSKYEQATCLGPINCDYIVFDVPATGNYKLGEWNEEPKAPGEDTYVLKTRVLRNSTILVANKKTGYVYRAKNVTRKGKTRTKEYHIRQDDNMDDIIILQRYQHKKKAQKKRYAEVKLTDLKYKKKKKMYVLRKRTSKKIKEWDEMDLNLCK; this is encoded by the coding sequence ATGAAGAAGTTATATTTAAGCTGCTTATTGATGCTCTTGAGCTTTGGCATGGCCTCTGCCCAAGACTTGCAAGATAGCTTTGAACTTTACTTCGAGTTTAATCGTGCTATCCTAAAACAGGAAAGTAAAACGCAGATCGACTCTTTCTTGGAGGCCACTAAAGGCCGCCGTCTTGGTGTACGTATCGCAGGTTATACTTGTGATATCGGAACCGAAAACTACAACATGGGCCTCTCTGAGCGCCGTGCTGAATCTGCCTTTGAATACCTCAAGGAAGTCGGAGAACCCGAAGATAAAATGGAGCTATTCTTCTACGGAGAAAAAGATCTTAAGTACGGTCAAGGCGGTGTAGCCGAAAACCGTCGTGTGTATTTCCTCTTCACACTAGAAGATGATGACCGCGATACCCTTTTGCAAAAAGGTTGCTTGGAAGTATTCGTAGAAAAAGGAACCTTCAAGCCTAAAAAGAATAAAGACATTACCTTTACTTACAAAAGCTTGTCTACTGCTCGTGAAGTAGCTCAGGCCGGTATCAAAATGGAAGACGAAAACGGCAAAGGCGTTTATGCCAATGCTATCGCTTACTTTGATGCTAAAGTAGATGGCAATGCACTAGAAGCTGGCAAAACCCTTAAGGTGAAAATGCCCGCAGTTGGCGAAGATGCCGAAGGCTTTATGCTTTATACTGGCGTAGATAATGGCGGAACAATTACTTGGAAAAGCACAGGTAAGCCCTGTGGTAGCCTAGTAAAAGAAGGCGATTGCTCTACCTATAACTTCGAAATGGAAGTAAACGGCTACTGTGGCTGCCTTAAGCCCCGCGCTTGTGAAGAAGATTGTAGCGAAGACCCCTTCGGTGGTGAGCGTCTACCCAATCTAGAAGCTGCCGATATCCGCTATAGCAGCGAAGGTTCTGTGGCCCAAATCAAAGATGGTACTTATACTCAAGACATCGCCAACATGGATGTTCAAGTAGTAGATGAGCCCAACAAAGAGTCTGATTGCGACATCTGCGAGCAGTTCCAGTACGGTATCGCTACCGAAGATTGGTTCCCCGCTTATGCTAACATGAATGATAGCAAAAACGTAATCGTTAAGGCTAAAAACTCTGCTGGCGAAGCTCAGCAAGGTGATGGCAACCGTGGCATGCGCATTATGCTTCCCCGCGATAAAGTAACTGAAACTAACCCTGTTTTGCTTACTGGCCGCCTTACAAAGCAAGGCTACATGAAGTGGGAAACTTCTAAGTATGAGCAAGCTACTTGCCTTGGTCCTATCAACTGTGATTATATCGTTTTTGATGTTCCTGCTACGGGTAACTACAAGTTGGGCGAATGGAATGAAGAGCCTAAAGCTCCAGGTGAAGATACTTATGTACTCAAAACTCGTGTACTCCGTAACTCTACTATCCTTGTAGCCAACAAGAAAACAGGCTATGTTTACCGTGCGAAAAATGTAACTCGCAAAGGTAAAACTCGTACCAAAGAGTACCACATCCGCCAAGATGATAACATGGATGATATCATCATTCTTCAGCGCTACCAGCACAAGAAGAAGGCACAGAAAAAGCGTTATGCTGAGGTGAAATTGACTGACCTTAAGTATAAGAAGAAAAAGAAAATGTACGTACTCCGTAAGCGTACTAGCAAGAAAATCAAAGAGTGGGACGAAATGGACCTCAACCTTTGTAAATAA
- a CDS encoding 4Fe-4S binding protein: MAIIITDECINCGACEPECPNTAIYEGGVEWSYEEGTEVEGDFELHNGKTANAGLMNEPVSDDFYFIVSDKCTECVGFHEEPQCAAVCPVDCCVPDPEHVEDEATLLKKKAIMHPSEE, from the coding sequence ATGGCCATTATTATCACTGACGAATGTATTAACTGCGGAGCCTGCGAACCCGAATGCCCCAATACCGCTATCTATGAAGGCGGCGTAGAATGGTCCTATGAAGAAGGCACCGAAGTAGAAGGCGATTTCGAACTGCATAACGGCAAAACCGCCAATGCAGGCCTCATGAACGAACCCGTTTCCGATGATTTCTATTTTATTGTAAGCGATAAATGCACCGAATGCGTCGGCTTTCATGAAGAACCTCAATGTGCAGCCGTCTGTCCCGTAGATTGCTGCGTTCCAGACCCCGAACATGTAGAGGATGAAGCCACCCTACTCAAGAAAAAAGCAATTATGCACCCTAGCGAAGAATAA
- a CDS encoding GH3 auxin-responsive promoter family protein, with the protein MSIKSFLIKQLARYISKQKNGQALKGLDYQEKIRQELVAVGQTTAYGKDHQFDKIVDYASFKQQVPLVDYEALRPYVERINAGEENVLWKGRPKYYAKTSGTTSGAKFIPLTKESIPNHFGTARNSVFNYIAQTGKADFMDGKMIFLSGSPALEKKGDILLGRLSGISNHLVPSWLKGNQLPSYETNCIEDWEEKLDRIVEETKDADMRLISGIPPWVQMYYERLLERTGKKTVLEVFPNLSIFVYGGVNFEPYREKLESLVGGRIPSVETYPASEGFIAYQDQQDAPGLLLNINSGIFFEFVPADQYFSENPPRLSLAEVELGVNYALVLNTNAGLWGYSIGDTVQFISKDPYRILVTGRIKHYISAFGEHVIGKEVEQALLEALEVEPAKVVEFSVAPQVTPPEGGKPYHEWWVAFDQLPENLELLAERLDLAMRKQNIYYEDLVRDKILQPLKIRPVPADAFRQYMKSIGKLGGQNKVPRLSDDRKIADKLRELFPTA; encoded by the coding sequence ATGTCTATAAAATCTTTCCTTATAAAGCAGCTAGCTCGCTACATCAGTAAGCAAAAAAATGGGCAAGCGCTAAAGGGGCTGGACTATCAGGAGAAAATCCGGCAAGAATTGGTGGCGGTGGGCCAAACAACGGCTTATGGCAAGGACCATCAATTTGATAAAATTGTAGATTATGCCAGCTTTAAGCAGCAGGTGCCTTTGGTTGATTATGAGGCTTTGCGGCCTTATGTGGAGCGCATCAATGCGGGAGAGGAAAATGTACTTTGGAAAGGTCGGCCCAAATATTATGCAAAAACTTCGGGCACGACTTCGGGAGCCAAATTTATTCCCCTAACCAAAGAAAGTATTCCCAACCATTTTGGAACAGCCCGAAATTCGGTATTTAATTATATTGCCCAGACGGGCAAGGCCGATTTTATGGATGGGAAAATGATCTTTTTGTCGGGCTCTCCAGCACTAGAGAAAAAGGGCGACATTTTGCTCGGTCGGCTTTCTGGTATTTCTAACCATTTGGTGCCCAGTTGGTTAAAAGGAAACCAGCTGCCTTCTTATGAAACCAACTGCATAGAAGATTGGGAAGAAAAGCTGGACCGCATTGTAGAAGAGACCAAGGATGCGGATATGCGTTTAATTTCGGGGATTCCGCCTTGGGTACAAATGTATTATGAGCGCCTATTGGAGCGGACGGGCAAGAAGACCGTTTTAGAGGTTTTTCCCAATCTCTCTATCTTTGTTTATGGGGGCGTCAATTTTGAGCCCTATCGAGAGAAATTAGAGTCTTTGGTGGGGGGGCGAATTCCCTCTGTAGAGACTTATCCCGCCTCGGAGGGCTTTATTGCCTATCAGGACCAGCAAGATGCGCCCGGGCTTTTGCTCAATATCAATTCGGGCATTTTCTTCGAGTTTGTGCCTGCCGACCAATACTTTTCTGAAAACCCGCCCCGCCTTTCTTTGGCCGAGGTGGAGCTGGGCGTAAATTACGCCCTAGTATTAAATACCAATGCGGGGCTTTGGGGCTATAGCATTGGCGATACGGTGCAGTTTATCTCTAAAGACCCTTATCGGATTTTGGTCACGGGCCGCATCAAGCATTATATTTCGGCCTTTGGAGAGCATGTGATTGGCAAAGAGGTGGAGCAGGCCCTTTTAGAGGCCCTAGAGGTAGAACCCGCCAAGGTGGTGGAGTTTTCGGTGGCCCCACAGGTAACGCCCCCAGAAGGGGGGAAGCCTTATCACGAATGGTGGGTTGCCTTTGATCAGCTGCCAGAAAACTTGGAGCTGCTGGCCGAGCGCCTCGATTTGGCTATGCGCAAACAAAATATTTATTATGAGGATTTGGTCCGAGATAAGATCTTGCAGCCACTAAAAATCCGCCCAGTTCCAGCCGACGCCTTCCGACAATATATGAAGTCTATTGGCAAACTGGGAGGACAAAATAAGGTACCTCGTCTATCCGATGACCGCAAAATTGCCGATAAGCTCCGAGAGTTGTTTCCCACCGCTTAA
- a CDS encoding GNAT family N-acetyltransferase, whose protein sequence is MSIQIRPGNPQDIPAIHALVRELAIYEQAEAEHTVSIEEMKGHAFGPQAYFSFLVAENEQGQILGMALYFFSYSTWKGPCLYLEDLVVKEDCRRQGIGQLLFDELLHIAKTKKVGRMSWQVLDWNAPAIAFYKKLGAQLDESWINCQFRKEFIENY, encoded by the coding sequence ATGTCTATTCAAATTCGCCCAGGTAACCCCCAAGATATTCCCGCCATTCATGCCCTTGTCCGAGAGCTCGCTATTTATGAACAAGCAGAAGCCGAGCATACGGTAAGTATAGAAGAAATGAAAGGACACGCCTTTGGCCCCCAAGCCTATTTCTCTTTCCTAGTAGCCGAAAATGAGCAGGGCCAAATTTTGGGAATGGCGCTTTATTTCTTTAGTTATTCTACCTGGAAAGGCCCCTGCCTCTATCTAGAAGATTTGGTGGTTAAGGAAGATTGCCGCCGCCAAGGTATTGGCCAACTCCTTTTTGATGAACTCCTGCATATTGCTAAAACAAAAAAAGTGGGCCGAATGAGCTGGCAGGTACTCGATTGGAATGCGCCCGCTATTGCTTTTTATAAAAAACTAGGTGCTCAACTTGATGAAAGCTGGATTAACTGTCAATTTAGAAAAGAATTTATTGAAAACTATTAA
- a CDS encoding DUF5606 family protein → MNLERLVAVSGRPGIYRMAANRPNGLILEELDSKKRMFASGRVHQFTPLESISIYTEDEQDTVDLKQVFRNMFSQLEQLPTPTSKAKPQELRSYFLEILPSHDTDRVLISDIKKIIKWFNFLNDRGIIDLEPDPVVEEETSTEEENTEA, encoded by the coding sequence ATGAACCTAGAACGACTCGTGGCGGTAAGCGGACGCCCAGGCATTTATCGCATGGCTGCCAACCGCCCCAATGGCCTTATTCTAGAAGAGCTAGATAGCAAAAAGAGAATGTTCGCCTCTGGACGAGTACACCAGTTTACTCCCCTAGAATCTATCTCTATCTATACGGAAGATGAACAGGATACCGTAGACCTCAAGCAGGTGTTTCGCAATATGTTTAGCCAACTCGAGCAGTTGCCTACGCCTACCTCTAAAGCTAAGCCTCAAGAACTCCGTAGCTATTTTCTAGAAATTTTGCCCAGCCACGATACCGACCGTGTACTGATCTCTGATATCAAGAAAATTATTAAGTGGTTCAATTTCCTCAACGATCGGGGTATCATTGACCTAGAACCCGATCCCGTTGTAGAAGAAGAAACATCTACTGAAGAAGAAAATACAGAGGCCTAA